A region from the Streptosporangium sp. NBC_01756 genome encodes:
- a CDS encoding S8 family peptidase — MSPFTARPDTYDVTLVTGDRVHVTDLADGHRAATITPAPRADGSVPTFQVLENAGRLSVVPDDVASLVPLRLDPHLFDVTTLTEQGYADSASGAVPLILTYTEAVSLAAPPAVPATKLLRRLESIGGAGVSAEKSQMAQLGAALAELARAGDGRLTGPLAGVEKIWLDRRVEAVLDHSVPQISAPAAWAAGYDGSGTTVAVLDTGIDSQHPDLAGKVADERDFTGEDSTRDVQGHGTHVASTIAGSGAASDGRFKGVAPGAELLNGRVLDSAGEGALSWIIEGMEWASADKHADIVNMSLGGPEAGGPLTEAVDSLAKQYGTLFVIAAGNMGCDGCVGTPGDASAALTVGAVDAEDKLADFSSRGPVAADLSVKPDVTAPGVGIVAARAGGTSLGEPVDAAYTRLSGTSMATPHVAGAAALLRQARPGIQADELKTLLMGTAEHQDGTSVDEQGTGRIDVAAALADPVAASLGSVNFGAFTAASPSPATRVVSYRNLSGAPVELSLKGTGAFTVSPAALTVPVKGTAEVTVSLDVAKVPEGRVREELVATASPGHDVRTLLTATKEGPRVELRVSGIARDGRPGRGGFTVLNLDDGTLAGRLLPGDAAEPCSGEPYGSGTCLRVKPGNYSVLGHIFTAPSWQDSTEEGQVLNQSLVGDPEMKITKNTEVVLDARKAVEVRIETPDHKTKRNTGAAEHISWYRAPAQGGGALRGGTYLAPGAQLEERLFIQPTKRVTKGVFSVGTRWRLDAPAITMRALGTTLNPEYYVPTWFSDLSDEFPRLDGAALLQLADAGQGRPEDIKGRNLRGKLALIRRTDGIPVSTQSNNAAAAGARMVAIYNDRPGVDLDPGGSGVKLSVPTVRLSQEEGRKLLSRLRYLPVPVLAEGVVASPYQYELFLREQGRVPDDLRYVVRATSLAREDTGFHSQLADNVTMNEARWAFEPWDTTSLTTNRPVLRAPRTQVTYVTPDPDVRWSTGVGAPELPYNNMWERPQTPRVELTAPGFHIYREGEKLSRTWLRQPLTPGVDPFDPLRREGNRLHVSVKGFVDADGNVGDAYSSDFEQGLRTGFRLYRGETLLAQTDYLPVGDVALPPGRSDYRIEYELENRATWAKLSTRTDTTWTFPSEQTAGGATEVVPLLLADYDVPADLKNRGGGTQLGLSLYHQPGAPASAIKKVSLEVSYDDGATWRAAKRLTPAGTGSYKAVLDRPAPGAESVSLRVRASDEKGATLTQEVIRAYALPGR; from the coding sequence GTGTCCCCGTTCACGGCCAGGCCGGACACCTACGACGTCACGCTGGTCACCGGCGACCGCGTGCACGTCACCGACCTGGCGGACGGTCACCGGGCCGCGACGATCACTCCTGCCCCGCGTGCGGACGGATCCGTCCCCACCTTCCAGGTGCTGGAGAACGCAGGCAGGCTGAGCGTGGTCCCGGACGACGTGGCGAGCCTCGTCCCCCTGCGCCTCGACCCGCACCTGTTCGACGTGACGACGCTCACGGAGCAGGGGTACGCCGATTCGGCCAGCGGCGCGGTCCCGCTCATCCTCACCTACACCGAGGCCGTCTCGCTGGCCGCACCGCCCGCGGTGCCGGCGACGAAGCTGCTGCGCCGCCTGGAGAGCATCGGCGGGGCCGGGGTCTCCGCGGAGAAAAGCCAGATGGCGCAGCTCGGTGCGGCCCTGGCGGAGCTCGCCCGTGCCGGGGACGGGAGGCTCACCGGCCCGCTCGCCGGAGTGGAGAAGATCTGGCTGGACCGCCGGGTGGAGGCGGTGCTCGACCACAGTGTTCCGCAGATCTCGGCACCGGCCGCCTGGGCCGCCGGATACGACGGGTCCGGCACGACCGTGGCCGTGCTCGACACCGGGATCGACTCCCAGCATCCCGATCTGGCCGGCAAGGTCGCCGACGAGCGTGACTTCACCGGCGAGGACAGCACCCGCGACGTCCAAGGGCACGGAACGCACGTGGCCTCCACCATCGCGGGCAGCGGCGCGGCCTCGGACGGCCGGTTCAAGGGTGTCGCACCGGGCGCCGAACTGCTCAACGGCAGGGTGCTGGACAGTGCCGGCGAGGGAGCCCTGTCGTGGATCATCGAGGGCATGGAGTGGGCGTCCGCCGACAAGCACGCCGACATCGTGAACATGAGCCTCGGCGGCCCCGAAGCGGGTGGCCCGCTCACCGAGGCCGTGGACAGTCTGGCCAAGCAGTACGGCACGCTCTTCGTGATCGCGGCGGGCAACATGGGCTGCGACGGCTGTGTCGGAACCCCCGGCGACGCGTCGGCGGCCCTGACCGTCGGAGCCGTCGACGCCGAGGACAAGCTGGCCGACTTCTCCAGCCGCGGCCCGGTCGCGGCCGACCTCTCGGTCAAGCCCGACGTCACCGCACCGGGTGTGGGCATCGTCGCGGCGCGGGCGGGCGGGACCTCCCTGGGCGAGCCCGTCGACGCCGCCTACACCCGGCTGTCCGGCACGTCGATGGCCACTCCGCACGTGGCGGGCGCCGCCGCGCTGCTGCGGCAGGCCCGCCCCGGCATCCAGGCCGACGAGCTCAAGACGCTGCTGATGGGTACGGCCGAGCACCAGGACGGCACCTCCGTCGACGAGCAGGGCACCGGGCGGATCGACGTCGCCGCGGCACTCGCCGACCCGGTCGCGGCCTCTCTGGGGTCGGTGAACTTCGGCGCGTTCACCGCTGCCTCTCCCTCCCCCGCGACCCGGGTCGTGTCCTACCGCAACCTCTCCGGTGCACCGGTCGAGCTGAGCTTGAAGGGCACCGGCGCCTTCACCGTCTCTCCCGCGGCACTCACGGTGCCGGTGAAAGGCACGGCCGAGGTCACCGTCTCCCTCGACGTGGCGAAGGTCCCCGAAGGGCGTGTCCGGGAGGAGCTGGTCGCCACCGCCTCCCCGGGCCATGACGTGCGCACGCTGCTCACCGCGACCAAGGAGGGACCGCGCGTCGAGCTCCGGGTGAGCGGCATCGCCCGGGACGGCCGGCCGGGGCGCGGCGGTTTCACCGTGCTCAACCTGGACGACGGCACCCTCGCCGGGCGCCTGCTGCCCGGTGACGCCGCCGAACCCTGCTCCGGTGAGCCCTACGGCTCCGGCACCTGCCTGCGGGTGAAGCCCGGAAACTACTCCGTACTCGGCCACATCTTCACGGCGCCGTCGTGGCAGGACAGCACCGAGGAGGGGCAGGTGCTGAACCAGAGCCTCGTCGGCGACCCCGAAATGAAGATCACGAAGAACACCGAGGTGGTGCTCGACGCCCGCAAGGCCGTCGAGGTGCGGATCGAGACACCCGACCACAAGACGAAGCGGAACACGGGCGCCGCCGAGCACATCTCGTGGTATCGGGCACCGGCCCAGGGGGGTGGCGCGCTGCGGGGCGGCACCTACCTCGCGCCGGGCGCGCAGCTGGAGGAGCGGCTCTTCATCCAGCCGACCAAGCGCGTCACCAAGGGCGTGTTCTCCGTCGGCACCCGGTGGCGGCTGGACGCACCGGCCATCACGATGCGCGCGCTCGGGACCACGCTGAACCCGGAGTACTACGTACCGACGTGGTTCAGCGACCTCTCCGACGAGTTCCCCCGCCTCGACGGGGCCGCGCTGCTCCAGCTCGCCGACGCGGGACAGGGCAGGCCCGAGGACATCAAGGGCAGGAACCTGCGCGGGAAGCTGGCGCTCATCCGGCGGACCGACGGGATCCCGGTCTCGACCCAGTCCAACAACGCCGCGGCCGCCGGAGCCAGGATGGTCGCGATCTACAACGACCGCCCGGGCGTCGACCTCGATCCCGGAGGGTCGGGGGTGAAGCTCTCCGTCCCGACCGTACGGCTGTCGCAGGAGGAGGGACGGAAGCTGCTCTCCCGGCTGCGGTACCTGCCCGTCCCCGTTCTGGCCGAAGGTGTCGTCGCCAGCCCCTACCAGTACGAGCTGTTCCTGCGCGAGCAGGGCCGGGTCCCGGACGACCTGCGATATGTCGTCCGCGCCACGTCACTGGCCAGGGAGGACACCGGCTTCCACAGCCAGCTCGCCGACAACGTGACGATGAACGAGGCGCGCTGGGCGTTCGAGCCGTGGGACACCACCTCACTCACCACGAACCGGCCCGTGCTCCGCGCCCCGCGGACTCAGGTCACCTACGTCACCCCCGACCCGGACGTCCGGTGGAGCACCGGAGTGGGCGCTCCCGAACTGCCCTACAACAACATGTGGGAACGCCCGCAGACACCGCGCGTCGAACTCACGGCTCCCGGGTTCCACATCTACCGCGAGGGTGAGAAACTCAGCCGCACCTGGCTCAGGCAACCGCTCACCCCGGGCGTCGACCCGTTCGACCCGCTGCGCAGGGAGGGGAACAGGCTCCACGTCTCCGTCAAGGGTTTCGTCGACGCCGACGGCAACGTCGGCGACGCCTACAGCAGCGACTTCGAGCAGGGCCTGCGCACCGGCTTCCGCCTCTACCGCGGCGAGACGCTGCTCGCCCAGACGGACTACCTGCCGGTGGGGGACGTGGCTCTGCCTCCCGGCAGGTCGGACTACCGGATCGAGTACGAACTGGAGAACCGTGCGACGTGGGCGAAGCTGTCCACCCGTACGGACACGACCTGGACGTTCCCCTCGGAGCAGACCGCCGGTGGGGCGACCGAGGTGGTCCCCCTGCTGCTCGCCGACTACGACGTCCCGGCCGACCTGAAGAACCGCGGCGGCGGGACGCAGCTGGGACTGTCGCTGTACCACCAGCCGGGCGCGCCCGCCAGCGCGATCAAGAAGGTCTCGCTGGAGGTGTCCTATGACGACGGGGCGACCTGGCGGGCCGCGAAGCGGCTGACCCCGGCGGGCACCGGATCGTACAAGGCGGTGCTCGACCGGCCCGCCCCGGGCGCCGAGTCCGTCTCGCTCCGGGTCCGCGCATCGGACGAGAAGGGCGCGACCCTCACCCAGGAGGTGATCCGCGCGTACGCCCTCCCGGGCCGCTGA
- a CDS encoding M4 family metallopeptidase gives MKRSVAFALVTTATSMLVALSTASAGAAGLTVLAPSIAPPDSPAQSADRMVEAEPALLRASDKDRFQRHSSIAGKGGLTYVSYTRTYSGLPVYGGDFVVVTNPSGGVLSTSIAQTETLNVATTPKIDAQQAAEIAKAEITDTAEVSEPKLSVMAEGSGRLAYEVVVHGTDNGHESKLHVFVDALTGEIAEKSDEVKEGQGSSYYNGPVTIGTTLSGSTYSMTDPARSGLRCGGQGGTAYTGPDDSWGNATGTNLETACVDALYAAGKEWDMLSAWLGRNGINGTGGGFPARVGLSDVNAYWNGSYTNFGRSQDNQRQATPIDVVAHEFGHAIFQTTPGGSTGSNEKGGLNESTGDIFGALTEFYANEPAQYDPPDLSVGEEVNLVGNGPIRYMHKPSQISGHPDCYSSSVPNLEVHAGAGVQNHWFYLLSQGTNPTNGQPVSPTCNSSTVTGVGIQKAGQIFMGALQRKTTAWTHLLVRKASLEAAIQLFPGSCAEFNTTKAAWAAVNVPAATGEPTSCSAGNDFSLTLSPTSANVQPGQQATTTVGTTTTSGSAQSVTFSASGLPSGATAAFSPASVTSGASSTLTISVPAGTASGTYNVIVTGDGASVDRTATFTLTVGTAGNVVFNDTFETALGWTTNASGTDTATSGAWERGDPAATTSAGTGLQLGTTVSGTNGLVTGRLAGTAAGDYDVDGGLTSIRSPEIALPSGTLTLSLSWYLAHLNNAGSGDYFRVRVVSGTTSTVVFQQLGAASNRAGAWQTATVNLSGYAGQSVRLLIEAADTSTASLIEAGVDDVKITTS, from the coding sequence GTGAAACGCTCTGTCGCGTTTGCGCTAGTGACCACGGCGACAAGCATGCTCGTGGCACTGTCGACCGCATCGGCGGGAGCCGCTGGGCTGACCGTCCTCGCCCCGTCGATCGCACCCCCCGACTCCCCCGCGCAGTCCGCCGACCGCATGGTCGAAGCCGAACCGGCTCTCCTCCGGGCCTCGGACAAGGATCGCTTCCAGCGTCACAGCTCCATCGCGGGCAAGGGAGGCCTCACTTACGTCTCCTACACCCGCACCTACTCCGGCCTGCCGGTCTACGGCGGTGACTTCGTCGTCGTCACCAACCCCAGTGGCGGCGTGCTGAGCACGTCGATCGCCCAGACCGAGACCCTGAACGTCGCGACCACTCCGAAGATCGACGCGCAGCAGGCCGCGGAGATCGCCAAGGCCGAGATCACCGATACGGCCGAGGTGTCCGAACCGAAGCTGTCGGTGATGGCCGAAGGCTCCGGACGGCTCGCCTACGAGGTCGTCGTGCACGGCACGGACAACGGGCACGAGAGCAAGCTCCACGTCTTCGTCGACGCCCTGACCGGCGAGATCGCCGAGAAGTCCGACGAGGTCAAGGAGGGCCAGGGGTCGAGCTACTACAACGGCCCGGTCACCATCGGCACCACCCTGTCAGGTTCGACGTACTCCATGACCGACCCGGCCCGCTCGGGTCTGCGCTGCGGCGGTCAGGGCGGCACCGCCTACACCGGGCCTGACGACAGCTGGGGCAACGCCACAGGCACCAACCTGGAGACCGCCTGCGTGGACGCGCTCTACGCGGCGGGCAAGGAATGGGACATGCTGAGCGCGTGGCTCGGCCGCAACGGCATCAACGGCACCGGAGGCGGCTTCCCCGCCAGGGTCGGTCTCTCCGACGTCAACGCCTACTGGAACGGCAGCTACACCAACTTCGGCCGCTCGCAGGACAACCAGCGCCAGGCGACCCCGATCGACGTGGTGGCCCACGAGTTCGGTCACGCCATCTTCCAGACCACGCCCGGCGGTTCGACCGGCAGCAACGAGAAGGGCGGGCTCAACGAGTCCACCGGCGACATCTTCGGCGCGCTGACCGAGTTCTACGCCAACGAGCCGGCCCAGTACGACCCGCCGGACCTCAGCGTGGGCGAGGAGGTCAACCTGGTGGGCAACGGGCCGATCCGCTACATGCACAAGCCGTCGCAGATCTCCGGCCACCCCGACTGCTACTCCTCCTCGGTGCCGAACCTGGAGGTGCACGCGGGAGCCGGCGTCCAGAACCACTGGTTCTACCTGCTCTCCCAGGGCACCAACCCGACCAACGGCCAGCCGGTCAGCCCGACCTGCAACAGCTCCACCGTCACCGGGGTCGGCATCCAGAAGGCCGGCCAGATCTTCATGGGCGCGCTGCAGCGCAAGACCACGGCCTGGACCCACCTGCTCGTCCGCAAGGCGTCGCTGGAGGCCGCGATCCAGCTCTTCCCCGGCTCCTGCGCCGAGTTCAACACGACCAAGGCGGCCTGGGCGGCGGTCAACGTCCCGGCGGCGACGGGCGAGCCCACCTCGTGCTCTGCGGGCAACGACTTCTCCCTGACGCTCAGCCCGACGTCGGCGAACGTACAGCCCGGCCAGCAGGCGACCACGACCGTCGGCACGACGACGACCTCGGGCAGCGCGCAGAGCGTGACGTTCTCGGCTTCCGGCCTGCCCTCGGGCGCCACCGCCGCCTTCAGCCCGGCCTCGGTGACCTCCGGCGCCTCCTCCACCCTGACGATCTCGGTTCCGGCGGGCACCGCGTCCGGCACGTACAACGTGATCGTCACAGGTGACGGGGCCAGCGTCGACAGGACGGCCACCTTCACCCTCACCGTCGGCACGGCGGGCAACGTCGTCTTCAACGACACCTTCGAGACCGCTCTCGGCTGGACCACGAACGCGAGCGGCACCGACACCGCCACGAGCGGGGCGTGGGAGCGCGGCGACCCTGCCGCGACCACCTCCGCCGGGACGGGCCTGCAGCTCGGCACCACCGTCAGCGGGACCAACGGGCTGGTCACCGGCCGCCTGGCGGGCACCGCCGCGGGCGACTACGACGTCGACGGCGGCCTGACGAGCATCCGCTCACCGGAGATCGCACTTCCCAGCGGCACGCTGACGCTGTCGCTCTCCTGGTATCTCGCCCATCTCAACAACGCCGGCAGCGGCGACTACTTCCGGGTCCGCGTGGTGTCCGGTACGACGAGCACCGTGGTGTTCCAGCAGCTCGGTGCCGCCTCCAACCGGGCCGGAGCCTGGCAGACCGCTACCGTCAACCTGTCCGGCTACGCCGGGCAGTCCGTCCGCCTGCTGATCGAGGCCGCCGACACCTCGACGGCGAGCCTCATCGAGGCCGGAGTCGACGACGTGAAGATCACTACGTCCTGA
- a CDS encoding phosphodiester glycosidase family protein has protein sequence MPPSHRSHIVATALLAPLLAFSAAAPAQADPSPSPSPARPPQTLVEDAPQASSYLAPSTLLVAPGARQLETAKKTRPVAPGITLTSFDRYDSAGWLRADAIAADLSAGASADYVYSGEVSKTEPLSGPAKRSRAVAAVNGDFFDINNSGAAQGIGIRAGDLVQSPTAGHNNAVAVTADGVGRVLRMYFDGTATPAGGAPITLTQFNQLIQTGGVGLFTSLWGSYDRGRAVAGATAVTEVELRDGTVTEVRAAAGSGPIPAGTTIMLGRDAGAAALAALKPGDRVEVKYQPKSDGDGGAVKAAVGGNQILVKDGVAQTSADNTAAPRTGVGFSADGRTMYLLTVDGRQTDSRGVTLTELGAMMAELGARNALNLDGGGSSTMLAREPGSADVQVENSPSDGGERHVPNGLALYAPTGSGKLKGFWLETASDPAKAPGTGPVAGGRPDRVFPGLTRKLTAAGYDETYGPAAGDPSWRSSQAAHGIVGRDGTFRGLLPGQTTVTASRGNAKGEIALTVLQPLASLGATTDRVGLAGADATGTFGVVGYDRNGNSAPVEPSDVRLDYDRDLLDVTPSEHGFYTVKAKKATGSALVTAKVGGSSTAVPVTVGYEDVPVADFENAASWTFATARATGSLSATPGQSGGGLKLAYDFTQSTATRAAYASPPQQITVPGQPQAFGLWINSTGKGEWPSLEFYDAQGQSQILRGPYLTWTGWKFVEFTVPPGVSYPLRLRRFYVAETAADHQYNGEIAIDGLVAKVPPSVATPAAPKTADPVVRTGSEVAAAPWRFAVMSDAQFVARDPDSDIVANARRTLREIRAAKPDFLVINGDLVDEASPEDFALAKRILDEELHGEVPVHYVPGNHEVMGGKIDNFTAVFGATYGGFDHKGTRFVTLDTSRLSLRGGGFDQVAMVRDRLDAAADDPSIGSVAVLFHVPPRDPTPGKGSQLGDRKEAALVEGWLADFQRTTGKGAAYIGGHVGTFHASRVDAVPYFINGNSGKNPATAADDGGFTGWSLWGVDPVTEKEAAQVRRDWFRDAPVWIGAQVRPHVDELTLTVPGSVEVGRQGHVSATLTQAGRTVPVAYPVSADWSGSPNLHIGTRAGAKPRHAAVLDPATGTLTVLRPGQVTVAVTVNGVTRQATVALSARSAA, from the coding sequence GTGCCCCCAAGTCACCGATCCCACATCGTGGCCACGGCCCTGCTCGCCCCGCTGCTCGCGTTCAGCGCGGCGGCGCCCGCCCAGGCCGATCCGTCGCCGTCGCCCTCGCCGGCGCGGCCACCGCAGACCCTCGTAGAGGACGCGCCGCAGGCGTCGTCCTACCTGGCCCCCTCCACGCTGCTCGTCGCCCCCGGCGCGCGGCAGTTGGAGACGGCCAAGAAGACCCGGCCCGTCGCGCCGGGAATCACCCTCACCTCCTTCGACCGCTACGACAGCGCGGGCTGGCTGCGTGCCGACGCGATCGCCGCCGACCTCTCGGCCGGCGCGAGCGCCGACTACGTCTACTCCGGCGAGGTGTCGAAGACCGAGCCGCTGTCCGGGCCGGCGAAGCGGTCCCGGGCCGTCGCCGCCGTCAACGGCGACTTCTTCGACATCAACAACTCCGGCGCGGCCCAGGGCATCGGCATCCGCGCCGGAGACCTCGTCCAGTCTCCGACCGCGGGCCACAACAACGCCGTCGCGGTCACCGCCGACGGGGTCGGACGGGTGCTGCGGATGTACTTCGACGGCACCGCGACACCCGCCGGTGGCGCCCCGATCACGCTGACCCAGTTCAACCAGCTCATCCAGACGGGCGGCGTCGGCCTGTTCACCTCCCTGTGGGGCTCCTACGACCGCGGTCGCGCGGTCGCGGGCGCGACGGCGGTCACCGAGGTCGAGCTCCGGGACGGCACCGTCACCGAGGTGCGCGCCGCCGCGGGCAGCGGTCCCATCCCGGCGGGTACGACGATCATGCTCGGCCGGGACGCCGGAGCGGCCGCGCTGGCCGCGCTGAAGCCCGGTGACCGCGTCGAGGTGAAGTACCAGCCGAAATCCGACGGTGACGGCGGCGCGGTCAAGGCCGCCGTCGGCGGAAACCAGATCCTCGTCAAGGACGGTGTCGCGCAGACCTCGGCCGACAACACCGCCGCCCCGCGCACCGGTGTCGGGTTCTCCGCCGACGGCCGCACGATGTACCTGCTGACCGTCGACGGCCGGCAGACCGACAGCAGGGGGGTCACGCTCACCGAACTGGGAGCGATGATGGCCGAGCTCGGCGCGCGCAACGCGCTGAACCTCGACGGCGGCGGCTCCTCGACGATGCTCGCCCGCGAACCCGGCTCCGCCGACGTCCAGGTGGAGAACAGCCCCTCCGACGGAGGGGAACGGCACGTCCCCAACGGCCTCGCGCTCTACGCCCCCACCGGCAGCGGAAAGCTCAAGGGCTTCTGGCTGGAGACAGCCAGCGACCCGGCGAAGGCGCCGGGCACCGGCCCGGTCGCCGGCGGCCGTCCCGACCGGGTGTTCCCGGGGCTCACCCGCAAGCTCACCGCGGCCGGCTACGACGAGACCTACGGTCCCGCGGCGGGCGACCCGTCATGGCGGTCCAGCCAGGCGGCGCACGGGATCGTCGGCCGCGACGGAACCTTCCGCGGCCTGCTGCCCGGACAGACGACCGTCACGGCCTCGCGCGGGAACGCCAAGGGCGAGATCGCTCTCACCGTCCTGCAGCCTCTCGCGAGTCTGGGCGCGACCACCGACCGGGTCGGCCTGGCAGGCGCGGACGCCACGGGCACGTTCGGCGTGGTCGGCTACGACCGCAACGGCAACTCCGCTCCCGTCGAACCCTCCGACGTGCGTCTCGACTACGACCGGGACCTGCTCGACGTCACCCCCTCCGAGCACGGCTTCTACACGGTGAAGGCGAAGAAGGCGACCGGCTCGGCGCTGGTGACCGCGAAGGTCGGCGGTTCCAGCACGGCCGTACCGGTGACCGTCGGATACGAGGACGTCCCGGTCGCCGACTTCGAGAACGCGGCGTCGTGGACGTTCGCCACCGCGCGTGCCACGGGCTCGCTGTCGGCGACTCCGGGCCAGAGCGGCGGCGGGCTGAAGCTCGCCTACGACTTCACGCAGTCGACGGCCACCCGGGCGGCCTACGCCAGCCCGCCCCAGCAGATCACGGTGCCGGGACAGCCCCAGGCGTTCGGCCTCTGGATCAACTCCACCGGCAAGGGTGAGTGGCCGAGCCTGGAGTTCTACGACGCCCAAGGGCAGTCGCAGATCCTCCGCGGGCCGTACCTCACCTGGACGGGCTGGAAGTTCGTCGAGTTCACGGTGCCGCCCGGGGTGAGCTACCCGCTGAGGCTCCGCCGCTTCTACGTCGCCGAGACGGCGGCCGACCACCAGTACAACGGGGAGATCGCCATCGACGGGCTCGTCGCCAAGGTGCCGCCTTCGGTGGCCACCCCGGCCGCCCCGAAGACGGCCGACCCGGTGGTCCGTACGGGGAGCGAGGTCGCCGCGGCGCCGTGGCGGTTCGCGGTCATGTCCGACGCGCAGTTCGTGGCACGTGACCCCGACAGCGACATCGTCGCCAACGCCCGCCGCACCCTGCGGGAGATCAGGGCGGCCAAGCCCGATTTCCTGGTCATCAACGGCGACCTCGTCGACGAGGCGTCACCGGAGGACTTCGCGCTCGCCAAGCGGATCCTGGACGAGGAGCTCCACGGCGAGGTGCCCGTCCACTACGTGCCGGGCAACCACGAGGTCATGGGTGGGAAGATCGACAACTTCACCGCGGTCTTCGGTGCCACCTACGGTGGTTTCGACCACAAGGGCACCCGTTTCGTCACCCTCGACACCTCGCGGCTGAGCCTGCGGGGCGGCGGGTTCGACCAGGTGGCCATGGTGCGCGACCGCCTCGACGCGGCGGCCGACGATCCGTCGATCGGCTCGGTCGCCGTCCTGTTCCACGTGCCGCCGCGCGACCCGACGCCCGGCAAGGGCAGCCAGCTCGGCGACCGCAAGGAGGCCGCGCTGGTCGAGGGCTGGCTCGCCGACTTCCAGCGCACCACCGGTAAGGGAGCCGCCTACATCGGCGGCCACGTCGGGACCTTCCACGCCTCACGGGTCGACGCCGTGCCGTACTTCATCAACGGGAACTCCGGTAAGAACCCGGCGACGGCGGCCGACGACGGCGGTTTCACCGGCTGGTCCCTGTGGGGGGTCGACCCGGTGACGGAGAAGGAGGCCGCGCAGGTCCGGCGCGACTGGTTCCGCGACGCGCCGGTCTGGATCGGCGCGCAGGTCCGCCCGCACGTCGACGAGCTGACACTCACCGTGCCCGGCTCGGTGGAGGTCGGCAGGCAGGGCCACGTCTCCGCGACCCTGACGCAGGCGGGCCGTACGGTGCCGGTCGCCTACCCCGTCTCGGCCGACTGGTCGGGCTCACCGAACCTCCACATCGGCACCCGTGCCGGCGCGAAGCCCCGGCACGCGGCGGTGCTGGACCCGGCGACCGGAACCCTCACGGTGCTCCGTCCCGGGCAGGTCACCGTCGCGGTCACCGTCAACGGCGTCACCCGTCAGGCGACGGTCGCGCTGTCGGCGCGGTCGGCGGCCTGA
- a CDS encoding zinc-dependent alcohol dehydrogenase, translated as MRAFVVTGPRRSAVCEVEPPVPGAGQVVVDVERAGVCGTDAEFFSGEMDYLRRGHAHYPMRIGHEWCGTVSAVGDGVDRSWIGRRTTGDTMLGCGRCRRCLTGLQHVCEDRFEIGIRGGWPGALAEQLLVPVTALHALPDTVDAVAGALVEPGGNALRAVEGAALGPGARVLVLGPGTIGLLAAGFALALGAEVHVLGLSEPSLEFARTLGVHGAWTGERLPALAFDAVIDAATSPDLPARALDLVEPGRRVVYIGLAATPSTVDTRTMVLKDVTAVGILSGSAGLAGAIRHYASGAVDPRPLVAATVGLDDVGDVLAGSRPAGSGPGPKIHVDPRL; from the coding sequence GTGCGAGCGTTTGTCGTCACCGGCCCACGCCGGTCCGCGGTGTGCGAGGTCGAGCCACCGGTCCCGGGGGCCGGCCAGGTCGTCGTCGACGTGGAGCGGGCCGGGGTGTGCGGCACCGACGCCGAGTTCTTCTCCGGCGAGATGGACTACCTGCGCCGGGGTCACGCCCACTACCCGATGCGCATCGGGCATGAGTGGTGCGGGACCGTCTCGGCCGTCGGCGACGGTGTCGACCGGAGCTGGATCGGCCGGCGGACCACGGGAGACACCATGCTCGGCTGCGGCCGGTGCCGCCGCTGCCTCACCGGGCTGCAGCACGTGTGCGAGGACCGTTTCGAGATCGGCATCCGCGGCGGATGGCCCGGCGCCCTGGCCGAGCAGTTGCTGGTCCCGGTCACGGCACTGCACGCGCTGCCGGACACGGTCGACGCGGTGGCCGGTGCCCTGGTCGAGCCGGGCGGCAACGCGCTGCGGGCCGTCGAGGGCGCCGCCCTCGGCCCGGGGGCCAGGGTGCTGGTGCTCGGCCCGGGCACGATCGGTCTGCTCGCGGCCGGATTCGCACTCGCCCTCGGGGCGGAGGTGCACGTGCTGGGACTTTCGGAGCCATCCCTGGAGTTCGCCCGGACGCTCGGGGTGCACGGCGCGTGGACCGGCGAACGGCTTCCCGCCCTCGCCTTCGACGCCGTCATCGACGCCGCGACCTCCCCCGATCTTCCCGCCCGTGCCCTTGACCTGGTGGAGCCGGGCAGACGGGTGGTCTACATCGGCCTGGCGGCGACTCCCAGCACCGTCGACACCCGGACGATGGTGCTCAAAGACGTCACCGCCGTCGGAATCCTGAGCGGTTCGGCCGGGCTGGCGGGCGCGATCCGGCACTACGCCTCGGGGGCGGTGGATCCGCGCCCCCTCGTGGCCGCCACCGTCGGGCTGGACGACGTGGGCGACGTCCTGGCGGGGTCGCGTCCCGCCGGTTCGGGTCCGGGCCCCAAAATCCACGTGGACCCGCGCCTGTGA